The sequence below is a genomic window from Curtobacterium sp. MCPF17_002.
TCGGTGCGGTCGACCTGACGTCGGTCGACCCGGACAACGCGGCCATCGGACGACGCGCCGCCGAACTCCTGCTCTCGGACCAGGACCCCGGCGAGGTGCTCATCGCGCCGACGCTGCGTGTCCGGTCCTCCTCGGTGCCGCCCAGCGGTTGACACCGACGAGATCGCGGTCGTACATTGAACCGGTCCAAGATTTTGGACCGGTTCAAAATCCTCGCCAGGAAGCAAAGGAGCACCCGTGGCAGAGAACAGCGCGCCCCGCTCGGTCGGAGTCGGGCTCATCAGTGTCGGCTGGATGGGGCGCCTGCACTCGCGCTCCTACGCCCTCCTCCCGCTCGTGTACCCGGAGCTCGGGATCCGCCCCCGCCTCGTGGTCGCCGCCGACGTCGCACCGGCCGGCCGCGACCACGCGAAGGACGTCCTCGGGTACGAGAAGGTCGTCTCGGACTACCGGGACGTGCTGAACGACCCAGAGGTCGACGTCGTGTCGATCTGCGCCCCGAACTCGCTGCACGCCGAGATCGGCATCGCGGCTGCCGAAGCCGGCAAGCCGTTCTGGATCGAGAAGCCGGTCGGCCGTGGCGCCGAGGAGACCGAGGCGGTCGCCGCCGCCGCCGATGCGGCCGGTGTCGCGACGACGATCGGCTTCAACTACCGTCACGTCCCGGCGGTCCAGCACGCACGCCAGCTCATCCTCGACGGGTCGCTCGGACGGATCACCAACGTCCGTGGCCGCTTCTTCGGCGGGTTCTCCTCGAACCCGGACGACCCGCTGACCTGGCGCTTCGTCCGCGCCACCTCGGGCAGCGGCGTCCTCGGCGACCTGATGGGTCACCTCGTCGACCTCATGCACTACGTCCTCGGGCCGATCGGCTCCATATCGGCCGCGACCGGCACGTACCTCACCGAGCGGCCGGGCCTCCCCGGCACGCCGGACGCGGGCAAGATGCTCGCGGTCGAGAACGAGGACTACGCCACCATGCTCGTCCGGTTCGGTGACTCCGCGGTGGGCGCCGGAGCGATCGGCAACCTCGAAGCATCCCGCATCGCGGTGGGGCCCCGGTCCGAGTACGCGTTCGAGGTGTTCGGCACCGAGGGCTCGCTCCGGTGGGACTTCGAACGGCTCAACGAGCTCGAGGTCGCCCTCGCCCGCACCGGGCCGCACGTCGGCTACACCCGTGCGTTCGCCGACGGCTACTTCCCCGACTACTCCCGCTTCCAGCCGAGCTCCGGCACGAGCATGGGCTACGACGACCTCAAGGTCATCGAGGCAGCGAAGTTCCTCACCGCGGCCACCGGTGGCGAGGCGACCGGCTCGAACATCCACGACGCCGTCGCCTCGGCCCGGGTGCTGAGCGCCGCCGAGGAGTCCGCCGAGTCCGGCCAGTGGGTCGACCTGCCCGTCGAAGCGGGCACCACCGCCAACACGCGCACCGCCGAGGGAGCGCACGCATGAGTCTCCGCATCGCCACCGCACCGATCTCCTGGGGAGTCAGCGAGGTCGAGGGCTGGGGGCACCAGCTGCCGCCCGAGCGCGTCCTCGCCGAGATGACGTCGCTCGGCTTCGCAGCCACGGAACTCGGTGCCCAGGGATTCCTGCCGCCCGCCCCCGAGGACAAGGCGGCCCGGCTCGCCGAGTTCGGCATGACGGCGATCGGCAGCTTCGTGCCGGTCATCGCACACCAGCCCGGCACCGACCCGCTACCCCGGATCGAACGCGAACTCGCGGACTACGCGGCCTCGGGAGCGAGCGTCCTCGTCGTCTGTGCCGACAGTGAGCAGACCGGGTACGACGCCCAGCGCGAGCCGCTCACGGACGAGCAGTGGGCGACGCTGTTCACGAACCTCGACCGGATCACCGAAGCGGCGGCGGCAGTGGGCGTCACGGCGACGCTGCACCCACACGTCGGGACGGTCGTCGAGACGAAGGAGGACGTCGACGCGGTGCTCGCCGGATCGACCATCCCGTTCTGCTTCGACACCGGACACCTGTTCCTCGGCGGGACCGACCCGGTCCGCTTCGCCGCCGAGCACACCGACCGCATCGCCTACATGCACCTCAAGGACGTGTCCCTCGACGGCATGCGCCGCGTCGCGGACGGCGAGATCAGCTACTTCGACGCGATCAAGGCAGACCTGCTCTACCGCCCGGTCGGCCAGGGCGACGTCGACATCCGCGCGATCCTGACCAGCATGGTGCGCGCCGGGTTCGACGGGTGGATCGTGCTCGAGCAGGACAAGGTCGTGCTCGAGGAGCCCGCTCCGGGTTCCGGCCCGATCGAGGACGCGCGCGCGAGCGTCGAGTTCGTCCGCGCCCTCGTGGCCGAACTCGAAGCCGCCGAGGTCGCCCGATGAGGGTCGGGGTCGCCGGCCTCGGACGCATCGGAGCCATGCACGCCCGGAACCTCGCCAGGACCGGCGGCGTCGACGAGGTCGTGCTCATCGGCCGCGACGCCGGCAGGACCGAGGCCGTCCGCACGCGTCTCGACGAGCAGCGTGCCACCGAGAGCGGTTGGGCGTCCGTGTCGAGCACCGTCGACCCGCTCGCCGACGTCCTGCCGTCGCTGGACGGCATCCTCGTGGCATCGGCGACGGACACGCACGCCGACCTGGCGCGCGTCGTCGCCGGATCGCGCACGCCGCTGCTCATCGAGAAGCCCCTCGCACTCGGCGTCGACGAGCTCACCGACCTCTCCCGCGACCTCGAGGCGACCGGGACCCCGATCATGGTGGCGTTCCACCGGCGGTACGACCCCGGCTACCAGCGCCTGCGGCAGCACGTCCTCGACGGCGACGTCGGCACGCTGCGCCTCGTCCAGGCGACCGAGAACGACCACTACGCACTGCCGGTGGACTACATCCCGCAGTCGCACGGCATGTGGCTCGACCTCCTGATCCACGACTTCGACATCATCCCGTGGGTCGTCGGCGACCCCGTCGTCGAGGTCTCCATGATCGGGTCCGTCCTCGACGAGCCGGTCTACGGCGACCACCACGACACGGACACCGCCATGGTGACCCTCCGGTTCGCCTCGGGTGCCGTCGGCAGCATCGGTGCCCTCCGTCGCAGCGACGCGGGTCAGGACGTCCGGCTCGAGGTCACCGGGACGAACGGTGCGTTCGGGGCGGGCTCCGGTCCGCGCACCCCGATCACGTCCACGGAGCCGGGTGGCAGTGCGCCCGCGGATCCGTACGACACCTTCGGCGACCGGTTCGTGCCGGCGTTCGAGG
It includes:
- a CDS encoding Gfo/Idh/MocA family oxidoreductase, which produces MAENSAPRSVGVGLISVGWMGRLHSRSYALLPLVYPELGIRPRLVVAADVAPAGRDHAKDVLGYEKVVSDYRDVLNDPEVDVVSICAPNSLHAEIGIAAAEAGKPFWIEKPVGRGAEETEAVAAAADAAGVATTIGFNYRHVPAVQHARQLILDGSLGRITNVRGRFFGGFSSNPDDPLTWRFVRATSGSGVLGDLMGHLVDLMHYVLGPIGSISAATGTYLTERPGLPGTPDAGKMLAVENEDYATMLVRFGDSAVGAGAIGNLEASRIAVGPRSEYAFEVFGTEGSLRWDFERLNELEVALARTGPHVGYTRAFADGYFPDYSRFQPSSGTSMGYDDLKVIEAAKFLTAATGGEATGSNIHDAVASARVLSAAEESAESGQWVDLPVEAGTTANTRTAEGAHA
- a CDS encoding sugar phosphate isomerase/epimerase, with amino-acid sequence MSLRIATAPISWGVSEVEGWGHQLPPERVLAEMTSLGFAATELGAQGFLPPAPEDKAARLAEFGMTAIGSFVPVIAHQPGTDPLPRIERELADYAASGASVLVVCADSEQTGYDAQREPLTDEQWATLFTNLDRITEAAAAVGVTATLHPHVGTVVETKEDVDAVLAGSTIPFCFDTGHLFLGGTDPVRFAAEHTDRIAYMHLKDVSLDGMRRVADGEISYFDAIKADLLYRPVGQGDVDIRAILTSMVRAGFDGWIVLEQDKVVLEEPAPGSGPIEDARASVEFVRALVAELEAAEVAR
- a CDS encoding Gfo/Idh/MocA family oxidoreductase, translated to MRVGVAGLGRIGAMHARNLARTGGVDEVVLIGRDAGRTEAVRTRLDEQRATESGWASVSSTVDPLADVLPSLDGILVASATDTHADLARVVAGSRTPLLIEKPLALGVDELTDLSRDLEATGTPIMVAFHRRYDPGYQRLRQHVLDGDVGTLRLVQATENDHYALPVDYIPQSHGMWLDLLIHDFDIIPWVVGDPVVEVSMIGSVLDEPVYGDHHDTDTAMVTLRFASGAVGSIGALRRSDAGQDVRLEVTGTNGAFGAGSGPRTPITSTEPGGSAPADPYDTFGDRFVPAFEEEIAHFVRMIRGESESLTPPAAGLVATALAEAAAESFHTGRPVRPRTTA